In Archangium violaceum, the following are encoded in one genomic region:
- a CDS encoding vWA domain-containing protein, translating to MSFGFPWGLLALGALVPLVAAYFLRRKQKPVVVSALFLWRTPSPRAEAGPRFERFTREASLLLEALAVVAAALFLADVRLGEDARTRHLVLVVDGSLSLSARGPDARPVLEKVRQEAARRVEEEKATHVTVLVSGSVPRVLAGPEAEPSRALASLESFRALGADHDVAPTLLWAQELAGPGRRVHFFTDAPPTQGLAVPTAVRWTALGAPRDNVALVSAWRRDEGSTATVTLRVARFGAEPGETEVRVVARPGPGAKEGTERRERVALPEEGAATLRLTFENAGDVEVSLPPDALPEDGEARLPPAPERRVRVALAEGLEAPTRSALERFLSVAPEVEQGPGEGALVLGPRGTDAGVTVGASGNVRTFVGPFFAEKGHPLLDDVQLGGVRWAAGSEAPPGRPLMTAGDVVLLSEEEGHLHLNVDLSRSNVQRTPAWPVLLGNMLREARRAKEGFPRRQLSLGEPLAVVTRAGARYSLQGPDGGRPLVGAGALSLPPPAVPGRYVLEREGEPVDAVEVLALDARESDLRGRGEGDRPAEAEGDDDGGAASPGRARWPLLVLLAALLADFHLTRRTDVK from the coding sequence ATGAGCTTCGGCTTCCCCTGGGGACTGCTGGCGCTGGGCGCGCTGGTGCCGCTGGTGGCGGCGTACTTCCTCCGGCGCAAGCAGAAGCCGGTGGTGGTGAGCGCCCTCTTCCTCTGGCGCACCCCCAGCCCTCGCGCCGAGGCCGGCCCGCGCTTCGAACGCTTCACCCGCGAGGCCTCGCTGCTGCTGGAGGCGCTGGCGGTGGTGGCCGCGGCCCTCTTCCTCGCCGACGTGCGCCTGGGCGAGGACGCCCGGACGCGCCACCTGGTGCTGGTGGTGGATGGGAGCCTCTCCCTGTCCGCGCGCGGGCCCGACGCTCGCCCCGTGCTGGAGAAGGTTCGCCAGGAGGCTGCCCGGCGCGTGGAGGAGGAGAAGGCCACCCACGTGACGGTGCTCGTCAGTGGCTCGGTGCCGCGCGTGCTGGCTGGACCCGAGGCGGAGCCCTCGCGGGCCCTGGCCTCGCTGGAGTCCTTCCGCGCCCTCGGAGCGGACCACGACGTGGCGCCCACGCTGCTGTGGGCCCAGGAGCTCGCCGGCCCGGGCAGGCGCGTGCACTTCTTCACCGATGCCCCTCCCACGCAAGGTCTGGCCGTGCCCACGGCGGTGCGGTGGACGGCCCTGGGCGCGCCTCGGGACAACGTGGCGCTGGTGTCCGCCTGGCGCCGGGACGAGGGCTCCACGGCCACGGTGACGCTGCGGGTGGCGCGCTTCGGCGCGGAGCCTGGGGAGACGGAGGTGCGCGTGGTGGCCCGGCCCGGCCCGGGCGCGAAGGAGGGCACTGAGCGCCGCGAGCGGGTGGCGCTGCCCGAGGAGGGCGCGGCCACGCTGCGTCTCACCTTCGAGAATGCGGGAGACGTAGAGGTATCCCTGCCTCCGGACGCGCTGCCGGAGGACGGTGAGGCCCGGCTCCCTCCCGCCCCGGAGCGACGGGTACGCGTGGCGCTAGCGGAGGGCCTGGAGGCGCCAACGCGCTCGGCCCTGGAGCGCTTCCTCTCGGTGGCGCCCGAGGTGGAGCAGGGGCCCGGTGAGGGGGCGCTCGTGCTCGGCCCTCGGGGCACGGACGCCGGGGTGACGGTGGGCGCGAGCGGCAACGTGCGCACCTTCGTGGGCCCCTTCTTCGCGGAGAAGGGACACCCGTTGTTGGATGACGTGCAGCTGGGCGGCGTGCGCTGGGCCGCTGGCAGCGAGGCGCCTCCGGGCCGGCCGCTGATGACCGCGGGCGACGTGGTGCTCCTCTCCGAGGAGGAGGGCCACCTGCACCTCAACGTGGACCTCTCGCGCTCCAACGTGCAGCGCACCCCCGCGTGGCCCGTGCTGCTGGGCAACATGCTGCGCGAGGCCCGGCGCGCGAAGGAGGGTTTTCCCCGGCGGCAGCTCTCCCTCGGCGAGCCCCTGGCGGTGGTGACGCGGGCGGGTGCGCGCTACTCGCTGCAGGGCCCGGACGGAGGCCGTCCCCTCGTGGGCGCGGGGGCGCTGAGCCTGCCTCCACCCGCGGTGCCCGGGCGCTACGTGCTGGAGCGAGAGGGCGAGCCGGTGGACGCGGTGGAGGTGCTCGCGCTGGATGCCCGCGAGTCGGACCTGCGCGGGCGCGGCGAGGGGGACAGGCCCGCCGAGGCCGAGGGAGATGACGACGGGGGGGCCGCTTCTCCCGGCCGGGCACGCTGGCCGCTGCTGGTGCTGCTGGCCGCGCTGCTCGCGGACTTCCACCTCACCAGGCGCACGGACGTGAAATGA
- a CDS encoding gamma-glutamyltransferase family protein — MSAARSSGRAAAGLLLVFALLLPLGSRAQQTYPIGLETQKTAKPVLHGRHWVAITGKPLAATAGAMVFQKGGNAVDAACAMLAATSTMWDTLGWGGETQALIYNPRTGKVVGINALGVAPSGATVDFYKSRGMQYPPEFGPLAAVTPGTPGGLMVMLAEYGKLSLADVLAPAIQMAEEGYPIEAQAANSLEKNKKRIKEWRYSREVLLPHLGQEREAPVAGELFRQPDLAATLKKLVAAEKAARAKGKSRKEAILAAYDRFYKGDIAQELVRGVREEGGLFTLEDLANWKVRIEEPVKTDYKGIEVYKLTTWVQGPAMLQALNILENMDLKSMGYNSARYIHALYQSMNLAFADRDFYYGDPYFPPAEPIQGLLSKDYAKERVKRINWEKNDPSIGPGDPYPFQSGTNPFLPLLERWNQQTPEKKVPDNAQAERDYERTFYAGTTSVQAADAEGWVVSITPSGGWIPAVIAGRTGVGLSQRMQSFVLDSAEGPFNVLEPGKRPRATLTPSLALKNGKPYLSFAVQGGDSQDQNLLQFFLNVVEFGMNVQEASEAANINSFQMRNSFGKHESKPGKVLLSEQVPPWVRYELKRMGYELTFEPRTSGPINAIYFDREHGTFWGGSSHHGEDYGIAW; from the coding sequence ATGTCCGCAGCCCGGAGTTCCGGGCGGGCCGCCGCCGGCCTGCTGCTCGTCTTCGCCCTGTTGCTCCCCCTCGGTTCGCGGGCCCAGCAGACGTATCCCATCGGGCTCGAGACCCAGAAGACCGCGAAGCCCGTGCTCCATGGCAGGCACTGGGTGGCCATCACCGGCAAGCCGCTCGCCGCCACCGCTGGCGCCATGGTGTTCCAGAAGGGCGGCAACGCCGTGGACGCCGCGTGCGCGATGCTCGCCGCCACCTCCACCATGTGGGACACACTGGGCTGGGGCGGCGAGACCCAGGCCCTCATCTACAACCCGCGCACTGGCAAGGTGGTGGGCATCAACGCCCTCGGCGTGGCGCCCTCGGGAGCCACCGTGGACTTCTACAAGAGCAGGGGCATGCAGTACCCGCCCGAGTTCGGCCCGCTCGCCGCCGTGACGCCCGGCACCCCCGGCGGCCTCATGGTCATGCTCGCCGAGTACGGGAAGCTCTCGCTCGCCGACGTGCTCGCCCCCGCCATCCAGATGGCCGAGGAGGGCTACCCCATCGAGGCCCAGGCCGCCAACTCGCTCGAGAAGAACAAGAAGCGCATCAAGGAGTGGCGCTATTCGCGCGAGGTGCTGCTGCCCCACCTGGGCCAGGAGCGCGAGGCCCCCGTGGCCGGCGAGCTGTTCCGCCAGCCGGACCTGGCGGCCACGTTGAAGAAGCTCGTGGCGGCCGAGAAGGCGGCGCGCGCGAAGGGCAAGAGCCGCAAGGAGGCCATCCTCGCGGCCTATGACCGGTTCTACAAAGGTGACATCGCCCAGGAGCTGGTGCGCGGCGTGCGCGAGGAGGGCGGGCTCTTCACGCTGGAGGACCTGGCCAACTGGAAGGTCCGCATCGAGGAGCCGGTGAAGACGGACTACAAGGGCATCGAGGTCTACAAGCTCACCACCTGGGTGCAGGGCCCCGCGATGCTCCAGGCGCTCAACATCCTGGAGAACATGGACCTGAAGTCCATGGGCTACAACAGCGCCCGCTACATCCACGCCCTCTACCAGTCGATGAACCTGGCCTTCGCCGATCGCGACTTCTACTACGGCGACCCGTACTTCCCGCCGGCCGAGCCCATCCAGGGACTGCTCTCCAAGGACTACGCGAAGGAGCGGGTGAAGCGCATCAACTGGGAGAAGAACGATCCGTCCATCGGGCCGGGGGATCCGTACCCCTTCCAGAGTGGGACCAACCCCTTCCTGCCGCTGCTGGAGCGGTGGAACCAGCAGACGCCCGAGAAGAAGGTGCCGGACAACGCGCAGGCGGAGCGGGATTACGAGCGCACCTTCTACGCGGGCACCACGTCGGTGCAGGCCGCGGACGCGGAGGGGTGGGTGGTCTCCATCACGCCCAGCGGCGGGTGGATTCCAGCCGTCATCGCGGGCCGCACCGGCGTCGGGCTGAGCCAGCGCATGCAGAGCTTCGTGCTGGACTCCGCCGAGGGCCCCTTCAACGTGCTGGAGCCCGGCAAGCGGCCCCGGGCCACGCTGACGCCGAGCCTCGCGCTCAAGAATGGCAAGCCCTACCTCTCGTTCGCCGTGCAGGGCGGGGACAGCCAGGACCAGAACCTGCTGCAGTTCTTCCTGAACGTGGTGGAGTTCGGGATGAACGTGCAGGAGGCGTCGGAGGCGGCCAACATCAACAGCTTCCAGATGCGCAACTCGTTCGGCAAGCACGAGTCCAAGCCGGGCAAGGTGCTGCTGAGCGAGCAGGTGCCCCCCTGGGTCCGCTACGAGCTCAAGCGCATGGGCTACGAGCTCACCTTCGAGCCGCGCACCTCCGGTCCCATCAACGCCATCTACTTCGACCGGGAGCACGGCACCTTCTGGGGTGGCTCCAGCCACCACGGCGAGGACTACGGCATCGCCTGGTAG
- a CDS encoding DUF58 domain-containing protein: protein MSPPVDFDESEVARLAPGLALALPRTPHRGRVGEVRAASAGASLELHDFRAYQPGDDLRQMDWNAVARTGELILRVRQDEVSPRLEVLLDGSRSMALSPRKAGCAREVALLATEVGAQQGLGPTLLVGGSRPERVQGQVCRSALRNASFDARDDLYASLGRLPPLRPCGLRVVVSDFLFEAPLPSLVSRLARGASALFLVQVLDAEDLEPTGGEGARLVDSESDAALEELLTEDVLAAYARRFAEHQKALTAAAARARAVHLMAPAPQALRALVAGPLRPLFLPAGVA, encoded by the coding sequence ATGAGTCCCCCCGTGGACTTCGACGAGTCGGAGGTGGCCCGGCTGGCCCCGGGTCTCGCCCTCGCCCTGCCGCGCACGCCCCACCGGGGCCGCGTGGGCGAGGTGCGCGCGGCCTCGGCCGGCGCCTCGCTGGAGCTCCATGACTTCCGCGCCTACCAGCCGGGAGATGACCTGCGGCAGATGGACTGGAACGCGGTGGCGCGCACCGGCGAGCTCATCCTCCGCGTGCGCCAGGACGAGGTGTCTCCCCGCCTGGAGGTGCTGCTGGACGGCTCGCGCAGCATGGCCCTCTCCCCGCGCAAGGCCGGGTGCGCGCGCGAGGTGGCGCTGCTCGCCACGGAGGTGGGCGCGCAGCAGGGCCTCGGGCCCACCCTCCTGGTGGGGGGCTCCCGCCCGGAGCGGGTGCAGGGCCAGGTGTGCCGCTCCGCCCTGCGCAACGCCTCCTTCGACGCCCGGGATGACCTGTACGCCTCCCTTGGCCGTCTGCCGCCGCTGCGCCCGTGCGGCCTGCGCGTGGTGGTGAGCGACTTCCTTTTCGAGGCGCCCCTGCCGTCGCTGGTGTCCCGGTTGGCCCGGGGGGCCTCGGCCCTCTTCCTGGTGCAGGTGCTGGACGCGGAGGACCTCGAGCCCACCGGTGGTGAGGGCGCGCGGTTGGTGGACTCGGAGAGCGACGCGGCGCTGGAGGAGCTCCTCACCGAGGACGTGCTGGCCGCCTACGCGCGGCGCTTCGCCGAGCACCAGAAGGCCCTCACGGCCGCGGCGGCGAGGGCCCGCGCGGTGCACCTGATGGCCCCCGCGCCCCAGGCCCTGCGCGCTCTGGTGGCGGGCCCGCTGCGGCCCCTCTTCCTCCCAGCGGGGGTGGCATGA
- a CDS encoding ABC transporter permease codes for MSATAADTAGTAPREESTPRLMERLGDRLNPLVVKEVRQGLRSRVFWVSFGLMLLACFIISLVAYVSALDDGLSTLGRGVFFSFFFCLGLVHFFIIPYGAYRSLAREREDETWVLLVLTGLGPRRILRGKVASYLVQAALYASAVGPFLLFSYYLNGIDLPTILLILALGGSWLVFLTVVAVCAATLAEGRLGRAFLHFLLLGVLLMALAYGLTSAFVLGEQGYRFLIREKDLLSFAGFFLWAMLTYGWLLFETAAARLSLPTENYSRGPRLAFTLQMLLSGLLLVVLWMAKDPRTSLASVASILGSFNLAVVGIFVATDMDGQARALREGTRPWSFLRPGALRGFRLVVLLLLFWTALCTGLFLLSEPMFGNMTDSYFLQVLAAPAYALLFLSLPLLVGRLPRSDRLASPAVVRVLFFSMAGLAGSVPPLLSVLLDRHVDDPLLNLLNPFVGLANFGDYDYSLNEPTMNVGLLACVWLVAALCAFATDRALVERERRAHAS; via the coding sequence GTGAGCGCGACAGCCGCCGACACCGCGGGCACCGCCCCGCGCGAGGAGTCCACGCCCCGGTTGATGGAGCGGCTGGGCGATCGGCTCAACCCGCTCGTGGTGAAGGAGGTCCGCCAGGGCCTGCGCTCCCGCGTCTTCTGGGTGAGCTTCGGGTTGATGCTCCTGGCCTGCTTCATCATCTCCCTGGTGGCCTACGTGAGCGCGCTCGACGACGGCCTGTCCACCCTGGGCCGGGGCGTCTTCTTCTCCTTCTTCTTCTGCCTGGGCCTGGTGCACTTCTTCATCATCCCCTACGGCGCCTACCGCTCCCTGGCCCGCGAGCGCGAGGACGAGACCTGGGTGCTGCTCGTCCTCACCGGCCTGGGGCCCCGGCGCATCCTGCGCGGCAAGGTGGCTTCCTACCTGGTGCAGGCCGCGCTCTACGCCTCCGCCGTGGGGCCCTTCCTCCTCTTCAGCTACTACCTCAACGGCATCGACCTCCCCACCATCCTCCTCATCCTCGCGTTGGGGGGCTCCTGGCTCGTCTTCCTCACCGTGGTGGCGGTGTGCGCGGCCACGCTCGCCGAGGGGCGTCTGGGTCGTGCCTTCCTGCACTTCCTCCTGCTCGGCGTGCTCCTGATGGCCCTGGCGTACGGGCTGACGTCCGCCTTCGTCCTGGGCGAGCAGGGCTACCGCTTCCTCATCCGCGAGAAGGACCTCCTCTCCTTCGCCGGCTTCTTCCTGTGGGCCATGCTCACCTACGGGTGGCTGCTCTTCGAGACGGCCGCCGCTCGTCTGTCCCTGCCCACGGAGAACTACTCCCGAGGCCCCAGGCTGGCGTTCACCCTGCAGATGCTGCTCTCCGGCCTCCTCCTGGTGGTGCTGTGGATGGCCAAGGACCCCCGGACGAGCCTGGCCTCGGTGGCGAGCATCCTGGGCTCCTTCAACCTGGCCGTCGTCGGCATCTTCGTGGCCACCGACATGGACGGTCAGGCCCGGGCGCTGCGTGAGGGCACTCGGCCCTGGTCCTTCCTCCGCCCGGGCGCGCTGCGCGGCTTCCGGCTCGTCGTGCTGCTCCTGCTCTTCTGGACGGCGCTGTGCACCGGGCTCTTCCTCCTGTCGGAGCCGATGTTCGGCAACATGACCGACTCGTACTTCCTCCAGGTGCTCGCCGCACCGGCCTACGCGCTCCTCTTCCTCTCGCTGCCGCTGCTGGTGGGACGTCTGCCGCGCTCGGATCGGCTCGCCTCGCCCGCGGTGGTGCGCGTCCTCTTCTTCTCGATGGCGGGCCTGGCCGGAAGCGTGCCTCCACTGCTGTCCGTCCTCCTCGATCGGCACGTGGACGATCCCCTCCTCAATCTGCTCAACCCCTTCGTCGGGTTGGCGAACTTCGGCGACTACGACTACTCGCTGAACGAGCCGACGATGAACGTGGGGCTGCTCGCCTGCGTGTGGCTGGTGGCCGCGCTCTGCGCCTTCGCCACCGACCGGGCCCTCGTCGAGCGCGAGCGGCGGGCCCACGCCTCATGA
- a CDS encoding AAA family ATPase, translating to MSELLSPAEVQGAAERVTQLQKGLNQVLLDQTLVVEQVTVAVLARGHVLLEGLPGLGKTELCKALARLLGLPFRRIQFTPDLLPGDITGTYVLEGEGRREFTFREGPLFANVVLADEINRSSPKTQSALLEAMQERSVTVLGQTRPLPEPFFVLATQNPIELEGTYPLPEAQLDRFLFRVQVPPVGAKTLSTLLTTRVRGTPPVLPPVTDAEGLASLFAAVDRVHLPVPVADFIGRLVESSDPRAPGAPEPVRRLVRYGASPRAALALASAGRALALIRGKPNVGFDEVVATAPAVLNHRLVLAYEASLEKVGPQDVVRALLQAVPEVPRA from the coding sequence GTGTCGGAACTGTTGAGCCCCGCCGAGGTGCAGGGCGCGGCGGAGAGGGTGACGCAGCTCCAGAAGGGGCTGAATCAGGTGCTGCTCGACCAGACGCTCGTCGTGGAGCAGGTGACGGTGGCGGTGCTCGCGCGCGGCCACGTCCTGCTCGAGGGACTGCCGGGCCTCGGCAAGACGGAGCTGTGCAAGGCGCTCGCGCGGCTGCTCGGGCTGCCCTTCCGCCGCATCCAGTTCACCCCGGACCTGCTGCCCGGCGACATCACCGGCACCTACGTGCTCGAGGGGGAGGGCCGCCGCGAGTTCACCTTCCGCGAGGGCCCCCTCTTCGCCAACGTGGTGCTCGCGGATGAGATCAACCGCTCCAGCCCCAAGACGCAGTCCGCGCTCCTCGAGGCCATGCAGGAGCGCAGCGTCACCGTGCTCGGCCAGACGCGCCCCCTGCCCGAGCCCTTCTTCGTGCTCGCCACCCAGAACCCCATCGAGCTGGAGGGCACCTACCCCCTGCCCGAGGCGCAGCTCGACCGCTTCCTCTTCCGCGTCCAGGTGCCCCCCGTGGGCGCGAAGACGCTCAGCACCCTCCTCACCACGCGCGTGCGCGGCACCCCGCCGGTGCTGCCTCCGGTGACGGACGCCGAGGGCCTCGCCTCCCTCTTCGCCGCCGTGGACCGCGTGCACCTGCCCGTGCCGGTGGCGGACTTCATCGGCCGGCTCGTGGAGTCGAGCGACCCTCGTGCCCCGGGCGCTCCGGAGCCGGTGCGCCGCCTCGTGCGCTACGGGGCCAGCCCCCGCGCCGCCCTGGCGCTGGCCTCGGCCGGACGGGCGCTCGCGCTGATTCGCGGCAAGCCCAACGTCGGCTTCGACGAGGTGGTGGCCACCGCCCCCGCCGTCCTCAACCACCGGCTGGTGCTCGCCTACGAGGCTTCGCTGGAGAAGGTGGGACCCCAGGACGTGGTGCGCGCCCTGCTCCAGGCCGTCCCCGAGGTGCCCCGTGCGTGA
- a CDS encoding ABC transporter ATP-binding protein — translation MSLLEVKGLRRDYGALRAVDNVSFELEAGTILGFIGPNGAGKSTTMRILATLDTPNAGQVTLDGHSLVDSPDKVRPLIGYMPDRYGTYDDVTVHEFLDFFARAYRLQGRARTKRVDSVMEFTGLLPLKDKLTSALSKGMKQRVALGRTLLHDPKLLILDEPADGLDPRARIELRELLRALADQGKAVLISSHILTELAEICDTCAIIEQGRLLATGKVADILAQATGTAAAELSVRLFPGTEGEAVWPRAERLLLEQPRVKQVTREGDSLRVRLEHEGGTTAGDWVDESAARVLAALVKEGVPVCAFSHRERNLEDAFMHVTKGRVA, via the coding sequence ATGAGCCTGCTGGAGGTGAAGGGACTGCGGCGCGACTACGGCGCCCTGCGCGCGGTGGACAATGTGTCCTTCGAGCTGGAGGCGGGCACCATCCTGGGCTTCATCGGGCCCAATGGCGCCGGCAAGAGCACCACCATGCGCATCCTCGCCACCCTGGACACGCCCAACGCGGGCCAGGTGACGCTGGATGGGCACTCCCTGGTGGACTCCCCGGACAAGGTGCGGCCGCTCATCGGCTACATGCCGGACCGCTACGGCACCTACGACGACGTCACCGTCCACGAGTTCCTCGACTTCTTCGCGCGCGCCTATCGGCTCCAGGGCCGGGCCCGGACGAAGCGCGTGGACTCGGTGATGGAGTTCACCGGGCTGCTCCCGCTCAAGGACAAGCTCACCAGCGCGCTGTCCAAGGGCATGAAGCAGCGCGTGGCGCTCGGGCGCACGCTGCTGCACGACCCGAAGCTGCTCATCCTCGACGAGCCGGCGGATGGGTTGGACCCGCGCGCCCGGATCGAGCTGCGCGAGCTGCTGCGCGCGCTCGCGGACCAGGGCAAGGCGGTGCTCATCTCCAGTCACATCCTCACTGAGCTGGCGGAAATCTGTGACACCTGCGCCATCATCGAGCAGGGCCGGCTGCTGGCCACGGGCAAGGTGGCGGACATCCTCGCGCAGGCCACCGGGACGGCGGCGGCGGAGCTGTCGGTGCGCCTCTTCCCGGGCACGGAGGGCGAGGCGGTGTGGCCGCGCGCCGAGCGGCTGCTGTTGGAGCAGCCCCGGGTGAAGCAGGTGACGCGCGAGGGGGACTCGCTCCGGGTGCGGCTGGAGCACGAGGGGGGCACGACGGCCGGTGACTGGGTGGACGAGTCGGCGGCGCGGGTGCTCGCGGCGCTCGTGAAGGAGGGCGTGCCCGTGTGCGCCTTCAGCCACCGCGAGCGCAACCTGGAGGATGCCTTCATGCACGTGACGAAGGGGAGGGTGGCGTGA
- a CDS encoding AAA family ATPase, giving the protein MSTKSIRVAGGARQGTGMVLGKFMPPHLGHVFLVDFAREYVKDLTVVVGTLKAEPIPGELRYEWMRELFPDVRVVHLTDENPQYPHEHPQFWDIWRDSLQRVLPVKPDYVFASEEYGAKLAEVLGAEFVPVDIARGAVPVSGTAIRNDPWTHWRYLPRCVRPYFARRVCVFGPESTGKSTLTKRLAEHFETVMVPEYARILLEHKGPDKMELADMTRIARGQVAAEDALVRGANRVIICDTDVLTTTIWSEVFFGECPEFIRQEAERRDYDLYLLTDVDVPWVADPVRYLPNERISFLERCENALRSRGRRYVKLSGSWDERFERAKEAVESLLEPGTST; this is encoded by the coding sequence ATGAGCACGAAGAGCATTCGAGTCGCGGGGGGGGCCCGCCAGGGGACGGGCATGGTCCTCGGGAAGTTCATGCCGCCGCACCTGGGGCACGTCTTCCTGGTCGACTTCGCGCGCGAGTACGTGAAGGACCTGACGGTGGTGGTGGGCACGCTGAAGGCCGAGCCCATCCCGGGGGAGCTGCGCTACGAGTGGATGCGCGAGCTCTTCCCCGACGTGCGGGTGGTGCACCTGACGGACGAGAACCCGCAGTATCCCCATGAGCACCCCCAATTCTGGGACATCTGGCGGGACAGTCTGCAGCGGGTGCTGCCGGTGAAACCGGACTACGTGTTCGCCTCGGAGGAGTACGGCGCGAAGCTGGCGGAGGTGTTGGGAGCCGAGTTCGTCCCGGTGGACATCGCGCGGGGAGCGGTGCCGGTGAGCGGAACGGCGATCCGCAATGATCCGTGGACACACTGGCGCTACCTGCCGAGGTGCGTGCGGCCCTACTTCGCGCGGCGGGTGTGCGTCTTCGGCCCGGAGTCGACGGGGAAGTCGACGCTGACGAAGCGGCTGGCGGAGCACTTCGAGACGGTGATGGTGCCCGAGTACGCGCGGATCCTGCTGGAGCACAAGGGTCCCGACAAGATGGAGCTGGCGGACATGACGCGCATCGCGCGCGGGCAGGTGGCGGCGGAGGACGCGCTGGTGCGCGGCGCGAACCGGGTGATCATCTGTGACACCGACGTGCTGACGACGACGATCTGGAGCGAGGTGTTCTTCGGGGAATGTCCGGAGTTCATCCGCCAGGAAGCGGAGCGGCGCGACTATGACCTCTACCTGCTGACGGACGTGGACGTGCCGTGGGTGGCGGACCCGGTGCGGTACCTGCCGAACGAGCGAATCTCGTTCCTGGAGCGCTGCGAGAACGCCCTGCGTTCGAGGGGCCGGCGCTACGTGAAGCTGAGCGGCTCATGGGACGAGCGCTTCGAGCGGGCGAAGGAAGCGGTGGAGTCGCTCCTCGAGCCCGGGACGAGCACCTGA